One genomic segment of Campylobacter sp. includes these proteins:
- a CDS encoding DUF6882 domain-containing protein, which translates to MKFLDRLGVDKSSFIDLFSACLGCGARVQEMGSKLIVKGRRRSVDLKRGEISFGDDASRAIWYIGSEASSSRTWLWGYENINRLDERLLTLARDVRDFGLRHGLAELSTPKLALSAEINGHALSAIACGLSQEPVCYYRCPHAGGAVFVAFEAGECVAPDGTIVSSMNASELISLARDYIGAFQLNHAVLSGALLLRNGTKFSEASGKIVANFKNDALFSFDNLERLSEVKFAV; encoded by the coding sequence ATGAAATTTTTAGATCGCCTAGGCGTGGATAAGAGCAGCTTTATTGATCTGTTTTCGGCGTGTTTGGGTTGCGGCGCAAGGGTGCAAGAGATGGGCTCAAAGCTGATCGTAAAGGGCAGGCGCCGCTCTGTGGATCTAAAGCGCGGCGAGATCAGTTTCGGCGATGATGCGTCGCGCGCCATCTGGTATATTGGCAGCGAAGCAAGCAGCAGCCGCACGTGGCTGTGGGGATACGAAAACATAAACCGCCTTGATGAGCGGCTGCTCACCCTTGCGCGAGATGTGCGCGACTTCGGCTTGCGGCACGGGCTAGCCGAGCTTAGCACGCCTAAGCTCGCACTAAGCGCGGAGATAAACGGCCACGCTCTAAGCGCGATCGCGTGCGGATTATCGCAGGAACCGGTATGTTACTACCGCTGTCCGCACGCAGGCGGAGCGGTGTTTGTAGCTTTTGAGGCAGGCGAGTGCGTGGCGCCAGATGGTACGATCGTAAGCAGCATGAACGCAAGCGAGCTCATCTCTTTGGCGCGCGATTACATAGGCGCGTTTCAGCTAAATCACGCCGTTTTATCGGGGGCGCTTTTGCTTAGAAACGGCACGAAATTTAGCGAAGCGTCGGGCAAGATCGTAGCGAATTTTAAAAATGATGCGCTATTTTCGTTTGATAATTTGGAGCGGCTAAGCGAGGTAAAGTTTGCCGTATAG
- the lepA gene encoding translation elongation factor 4 has protein sequence MKTKNIRNFSIIAHIDHGKSTLADRLISECNAVEARQMSSQIMDTMDIEKERGITIKAQSVRLEYELGGEKYVLNLIDTPGHVDFSYEVSRSLASCEGAILVVDASQGVQAQTIANVYIALQHNLEIIPVLNKIDLPAADPQRVKEEIEHVIGLDCSSAIEVSAKTGAGIKELLEAIITRIPAPKTDDAAPLKALIYDSWFDNYLGALALARLYDGVLKKGDEVYIMGSENRHEVLDLMYPNPLAPAKTRELSSGEVGIVVMGLKNVADVQVGDTITLFKNRAAAPVGGFEKAKPFVFAGIYPVQTDKFEDLRDALDKLSLNDSSLSYEPETSLALGFGFRVGFLGLLHMEVVKERLEREFDLDLIATAPTVTYAVYLTDGSCVRIHSPSELPAPNFIERIEEPYVRATIITPSEFLGNLISLLNLRRGIQTKMDYITPERVLLEYDVPTNEIIMDFYDKLKSCTKGYASFDYEPIDYRRGDLVKLDIRVAGEAVDALSIIVPASKAESKGRDLVKAMKEIVPRQLFEVAIQASIGNKIIARENVRAMGKNVTAKCYGGDITRKRKLLEKQKEGKKRMKAIGKVNLPSEAFLSVLKID, from the coding sequence TTGAAAACAAAAAATATCAGAAATTTCAGCATCATCGCGCATATCGACCACGGCAAATCCACACTCGCAGACCGCCTGATTAGCGAGTGCAACGCCGTTGAGGCGCGCCAGATGAGCAGCCAGATCATGGATACGATGGATATCGAAAAGGAGCGCGGTATCACGATCAAGGCGCAGTCCGTGCGGCTCGAGTATGAGCTCGGCGGCGAGAAATACGTTTTAAATTTGATCGACACCCCTGGCCACGTGGATTTTAGCTACGAAGTCTCGCGCTCGCTGGCTAGCTGCGAGGGGGCGATCCTCGTCGTGGATGCGAGCCAGGGCGTGCAGGCGCAGACCATCGCAAACGTCTATATCGCGCTGCAGCACAATCTCGAAATCATCCCCGTACTTAACAAAATCGATCTGCCCGCCGCCGATCCGCAGCGCGTAAAAGAGGAGATCGAGCACGTCATCGGGCTTGATTGTAGCAGCGCGATCGAGGTCAGCGCCAAAACGGGCGCGGGCATCAAGGAGCTTTTAGAGGCGATAATCACTCGCATCCCCGCGCCCAAAACGGACGACGCTGCGCCGCTTAAGGCGCTTATCTACGACAGCTGGTTTGATAACTACCTAGGCGCGCTCGCGCTCGCGAGGCTCTACGACGGCGTGCTGAAAAAGGGCGACGAGGTCTATATCATGGGTAGCGAGAACCGCCACGAGGTACTTGATCTGATGTATCCCAACCCGCTTGCGCCCGCTAAAACCCGCGAGCTTAGCAGCGGCGAAGTGGGCATCGTAGTAATGGGGCTAAAAAACGTCGCCGACGTGCAGGTGGGCGATACGATCACGCTTTTTAAAAATCGCGCCGCCGCGCCGGTGGGCGGCTTTGAGAAGGCTAAGCCCTTCGTGTTTGCGGGCATATATCCCGTGCAGACCGATAAATTTGAAGATCTGCGCGACGCTTTGGATAAGCTCAGCCTAAACGACAGCTCGCTTAGCTACGAGCCCGAGACGTCGCTCGCGCTAGGATTCGGCTTTCGCGTCGGGTTTTTGGGGCTACTACATATGGAGGTCGTGAAGGAGCGGCTTGAGCGCGAGTTTGATCTCGATCTCATCGCCACGGCGCCGACCGTCACATACGCCGTGTATCTCACGGACGGCTCGTGCGTGCGGATACACAGCCCCAGCGAGCTTCCGGCGCCAAATTTCATCGAGCGCATCGAGGAGCCCTACGTCAGGGCGACCATCATCACTCCGAGCGAGTTTTTGGGCAATCTCATCAGCCTTTTAAATTTGCGCCGCGGCATCCAAACCAAGATGGATTACATCACGCCCGAGCGCGTCCTACTCGAATACGACGTGCCCACAAACGAGATCATAATGGACTTTTACGACAAGCTCAAATCCTGCACCAAGGGCTATGCGAGCTTTGATTACGAGCCGATCGATTACAGGCGCGGCGATCTCGTAAAGCTCGACATCCGCGTCGCTGGCGAAGCGGTCGATGCGCTCTCGATCATCGTGCCCGCCTCAAAGGCCGAATCCAAGGGGCGCGACCTCGTCAAAGCGATGAAGGAGATCGTGCCGCGGCAGCTTTTTGAGGTCGCGATCCAAGCAAGCATCGGCAACAAGATCATCGCTCGCGAAAATGTCCGCGCCATGGGCAAAAACGTGACCGCCAAGTGCTACGGCGGCGACATCACGCGCAAGCGCAAGCTGCTCGAGAAGCAAAAAGAGGGCAAAAAGCGCATGAAGGCGATCGGCAAGGTAAATCTGCCGAGCGAGGCGTTTTTGAGCGTGCTGAAGATCGATTAA
- the raiA gene encoding ribosome-associated translation inhibitor RaiA, with protein sequence MNLNIVGKQFELTEAIKNYVENAFETLEKYNLDIISGRCVISADEKQGRKGFVVDFSLNLAHQDTIVVRQKDKDLYAAVDLIVERASKVLRRYHDKVNSHKNRDEMKQNAVDNAVGTNKPNLNDEVDEIVPTELELYKPLEIDEALNKLKESTDQFLVFNDMDAKMRVLYKRKDGKFGLF encoded by the coding sequence ATGAATTTAAATATCGTAGGTAAGCAGTTTGAGCTAACAGAAGCTATTAAAAATTATGTCGAAAACGCATTTGAGACGCTAGAAAAATATAATCTCGACATCATCTCGGGGCGTTGTGTAATTTCTGCCGACGAGAAGCAAGGCAGAAAGGGCTTCGTGGTGGATTTCTCACTAAATTTAGCGCATCAAGACACTATAGTCGTGCGCCAAAAAGATAAAGATCTCTATGCCGCCGTCGATCTCATCGTCGAGCGCGCCTCAAAAGTGCTTCGCAGATACCACGATAAGGTAAATTCTCACAAAAATCGCGACGAGATGAAACAAAACGCCGTAGATAATGCGGTCGGTACCAATAAGCCAAATTTAAACGATGAGGTCGATGAGATCGTCCCTACCGAGCTAGAGCTTTATAAACCGCTAGAGATTGATGAAGCGCTAAATAAGCTGAAAGAAAGCACCGATCAGTTTTTGGTTTTTAATGATATGGATGCCAAAATGCGTGTGCTTTACAAGCGTAAAGATGGTAAATTCGGCTTATTTTAG
- a CDS encoding type II secretion system protein: MKRGFTLIELVFVIVVLGIISMFGADLYTKIYKSYVHVRAVNQLEARTQNAMMLITNRLEDRIKSSTIGRELSSNQFVPISALDDPKYDILEWIGQSVETRNINKRNPGWSGFMSMSQLRDIKWKADADKGDAGYIADTRVAFNMVSLGSDFPEVAKIVRNLRAKTYNVPSVNYEVAVIFGIVTNDASPTSVNIGYGYDRKVDVNGSNRVLIAVGRPSIAGSGKIQGETIRINQYPLNPNNDNSQEFSEQYYIAHSAYAIVPAQVVTYTKDNAGNLSKNFNLLFKYNYRPWSTAKDDANSYDKASSALLAEDVSLFRFKDDNGAVALKLCMRDDGRNFDPSELDLNVCKAQVVY; this comes from the coding sequence ATGAAAAGAGGTTTTACTCTTATAGAGCTTGTGTTTGTTATCGTAGTGCTAGGTATCATCTCGATGTTTGGCGCTGATCTATACACTAAGATCTATAAATCCTACGTGCATGTGCGCGCGGTAAACCAGCTCGAAGCTAGAACGCAAAATGCGATGATGCTAATAACAAATCGCTTGGAAGATAGAATAAAAAGCTCTACTATAGGCAGAGAACTTAGCTCAAACCAATTTGTGCCAATTAGCGCTTTAGATGATCCAAAATACGATATATTAGAGTGGATCGGACAAAGCGTAGAGACGAGAAATATAAATAAGAGAAATCCGGGCTGGAGCGGCTTTATGTCGATGTCTCAGCTTCGAGATATCAAATGGAAAGCGGATGCAGATAAAGGAGATGCCGGCTATATAGCGGATACTAGAGTTGCGTTTAATATGGTATCTTTGGGTAGCGACTTCCCGGAAGTAGCTAAAATAGTTAGGAATTTAAGGGCTAAGACATACAACGTCCCTTCTGTCAATTACGAGGTCGCCGTTATATTTGGGATAGTCACGAACGACGCTTCGCCTACTAGCGTAAATATAGGCTACGGCTACGATAGAAAGGTCGACGTGAACGGTAGCAACCGCGTACTAATCGCCGTAGGTAGACCTAGCATTGCTGGTAGTGGTAAGATACAAGGCGAAACTATCAGGATAAATCAGTATCCGCTTAATCCAAACAACGATAACTCGCAGGAATTCTCCGAGCAGTACTATATAGCTCATAGCGCTTACGCGATTGTTCCCGCTCAGGTCGTAACATATACGAAAGACAATGCGGGCAATTTGAGTAAGAATTTTAATCTACTTTTTAAGTATAACTATCGTCCTTGGAGCACTGCTAAAGATGATGCGAACTCGTATGATAAGGCTAGCAGTGCGTTACTAGCCGAGGACGTGAGCTTGTTTAGGTTTAAGGACGATAACGGCGCTGTCGCGCTTAAGCTATGTATGAGAGACGACGGCAGAAATTTTGATCCTTCGGAGCTGGATCTAAACGTTTGTAAAGCACAGGTGGTGTACTAA
- a CDS encoding type II secretion system protein has protein sequence MKKGFTLIELIFTIVILAITTMAIPRIVAQTTELNALAIKEELVYNAKAFMSRISKAQWDNNWIGYATTSYKCEEGYEDGCIASSKARILTIDSNTIDGTEPRPGILEEPNKREVSPALPTLKRHFGGIAKKKGGLYRDVDDYDGFTTDITVGNLVGSSSKGDFILNTRIKVDVDYAYEPFNKEEYAKGVNLKGVLSDKPYHFVSYDGPPPPGANNAPFTNIKMVRVSAVDLNDAVARDGNSSKAVVLKAFLSNIGVGYQTTATRRYN, from the coding sequence ATGAAAAAAGGTTTTACTCTAATTGAGCTGATCTTTACTATCGTGATTTTGGCGATTACGACGATGGCGATCCCGCGTATCGTCGCGCAGACGACCGAGCTAAATGCCCTTGCGATCAAAGAGGAGCTTGTATATAACGCTAAAGCTTTTATGTCTCGTATATCTAAAGCACAGTGGGATAACAATTGGATTGGTTATGCTACTACTAGCTATAAGTGCGAGGAAGGCTATGAGGATGGCTGCATAGCGAGCTCCAAGGCTAGGATTTTAACCATAGACTCGAATACCATTGACGGTACGGAGCCTAGACCGGGAATTTTGGAGGAGCCTAATAAGCGTGAGGTTTCCCCTGCATTACCGACTTTAAAAAGGCATTTCGGTGGAATTGCTAAAAAAAAAGGCGGTCTTTATAGAGATGTTGACGATTACGATGGCTTTACGACCGATATAACAGTCGGTAATTTGGTAGGCTCTAGCAGTAAGGGCGATTTTATACTTAATACGAGGATAAAGGTAGATGTGGATTACGCCTATGAGCCTTTTAATAAGGAAGAGTATGCTAAGGGCGTCAATCTTAAAGGTGTTCTTAGCGATAAGCCGTACCATTTTGTTAGTTATGATGGGCCGCCGCCTCCTGGTGCTAATAACGCTCCTTTTACTAATATTAAGATGGTTAGGGTATCTGCGGTGGATCTAAACGATGCTGTGGCTAGAGACGGCAATAGTAGTAAAGCGGTCGTTTTAAAGGCGTTTCTATCCAATATCGGCGTCGGCTACCAGACGACCGCCACTAGACGATATAATTGA
- a CDS encoding outer membrane protein assembly factor BamD, whose amino-acid sequence MTNLSKILSALLFIAFIGGCSGKGDGELFNLSPEAWYSKILEDINNANMEDAEKHYTSFSSEHIASPLLEEMTLIMAWAFVEDENYEKANKYLDEYIRLYGTTQKIEYARFLKIRANFDSFSRPNRNQKLMLNSIDEIRKFIAEYPQSEYRPLLETMLTKLRLAEHQLNIDIKDLYQRTDRESSAKIYEQRIEESPLNGTDVIKPRSPWYRAIFE is encoded by the coding sequence ATGACAAATCTAAGTAAAATTCTATCCGCTCTCCTATTTATCGCGTTTATCGGCGGCTGCAGTGGCAAAGGCGACGGCGAGCTTTTTAATCTAAGCCCCGAGGCATGGTATTCTAAAATTTTAGAAGATATCAACAACGCAAATATGGAGGATGCCGAGAAGCACTACACTAGCTTTTCTAGCGAACACATCGCCTCTCCGCTGCTTGAGGAGATGACACTCATTATGGCGTGGGCTTTTGTGGAGGATGAAAACTACGAGAAAGCAAACAAATACCTAGACGAATATATCCGTCTCTACGGCACGACGCAAAAGATCGAATACGCAAGATTTCTAAAAATTAGAGCAAATTTCGATTCCTTTAGCCGCCCAAATCGCAACCAAAAGCTAATGCTAAACAGCATCGACGAAATTCGAAAATTTATAGCTGAATATCCACAGAGCGAGTATCGTCCGCTACTTGAGACGATGCTAACAAAGCTTAGGCTTGCCGAGCATCAGCTAAATATCGACATCAAAGATCTTTACCAGCGCACCGACCGCGAAAGTTCTGCCAAAATTTACGAGCAGCGCATCGAAGAATCCCCGCTAAACGGCACCGACGTCATCAAACCGCGCTCGCCTTGGTATCGCGCGATCTTTGAGTAG
- the lon gene encoding endopeptidase La codes for MQLMQNTTFPSDLPIIVEDELFLYPFMIAPLFVGDEHNKKALDLAAKNESMIMVVSSKSEFNGDRSFGGIYNAGVVGSVMRTVPLPDGRVKILFQGALKGKIVKEISQDPLIATVDIIHDERGNDQKLDALVSVLKEKTKTLSTLTHFFPNDLLKTIDDGTDAARVCDLILSALRLKKQVAYSFFTESNLQKRLFNLINYISDEIEAQRLEKEIKSKVHSKIDKTNKEYFLKEQLKQIQKELGGDADRDVEIEEYRKKLEAKKPYLGEDAYKEIKKQIDKFARLHPDSADAGLVQSYLDWVLEVPFEKTAKHKMSIEGVTAQLNKDHHSLKKPKARIEEYFALKQLLELRGTSGKKSKEDGKNGGAILCFYGPPGVGKTSLANSIATALKRKLIRIALGGLEDVNELRGHRRTYIGAMPGRIVQGLIEANQMNPVIVLDEIDKISSSYKGDPTAVLLEILDPEQNSSFRDYYLNFNIDLSKIIFIATANDVSLIPAPLRDRMEFIELSSYTPQEKFQIAKDYLIPQELQRHGLKSADVAINPAALAEIIEEYTRESGVRNLRRQIAAIFRKVAVKILKDKEFKKIVVTTKNLSEFLNKKVFEIDEVEKCDQIGIVNGLAWTAVGGDVLKIEAVKIKGKGAMTITGQLGDVMKESAQIAFSVVKVLIDEGKLKAGQDAKTGATKASRAGRNSALRTNGGASKSSAARNLSAEENSESSEQIYNKFDLHIHVPEGATPKDGPSAGITMSTAIASILSERKVRADLAMTGEITLSGKVLPIGGLKEKLIAAHKAKIAEVLIPRKNYERDLAEIPDEVKNDLKITPVERIEEVLELALV; via the coding sequence ATGCAACTGATGCAAAATACAACCTTCCCGAGCGATCTACCTATCATCGTCGAGGACGAGCTATTTTTATATCCGTTTATGATAGCGCCCCTTTTCGTCGGCGACGAGCATAACAAAAAGGCTCTCGATCTAGCAGCCAAAAACGAATCTATGATAATGGTCGTAAGCTCAAAGTCGGAATTTAACGGCGATAGAAGCTTCGGCGGTATCTATAACGCAGGCGTCGTGGGCTCTGTGATGAGAACCGTGCCGCTTCCCGACGGTCGGGTTAAAATTTTATTTCAAGGCGCGCTAAAAGGTAAAATCGTAAAAGAAATTTCGCAAGATCCGTTAATCGCTACCGTCGATATCATCCATGACGAGCGCGGCAATGACCAGAAATTAGACGCGTTAGTAAGCGTGCTGAAAGAAAAAACCAAGACGCTTAGCACGCTCACGCATTTTTTCCCGAACGATCTGCTAAAAACCATCGACGACGGCACCGACGCCGCGCGCGTCTGCGACCTGATTTTAAGCGCACTGCGCCTAAAAAAGCAGGTAGCCTACTCGTTTTTTACAGAGAGCAACTTGCAAAAGCGTCTTTTCAACCTCATCAACTACATCTCCGACGAGATCGAAGCACAGAGGCTCGAAAAGGAGATCAAAAGCAAAGTTCACTCCAAGATCGACAAGACGAACAAAGAGTATTTTTTAAAAGAGCAGCTCAAGCAGATCCAAAAGGAGCTAGGCGGCGATGCCGATCGTGACGTCGAGATCGAGGAGTACCGCAAAAAGCTAGAGGCCAAAAAGCCCTATTTGGGCGAGGATGCCTACAAAGAGATCAAAAAGCAGATCGATAAATTTGCCCGCCTCCATCCGGACAGCGCCGATGCGGGGCTAGTGCAGAGCTATCTGGACTGGGTTTTGGAGGTGCCTTTTGAAAAGACCGCCAAGCATAAGATGTCCATCGAGGGCGTTACGGCGCAGCTAAATAAAGACCACCACTCCCTGAAAAAGCCCAAGGCGCGCATTGAGGAGTATTTCGCGCTAAAGCAGCTTTTAGAGCTTCGTGGCACAAGCGGCAAGAAGAGTAAGGAGGACGGCAAAAATGGCGGCGCGATCCTGTGCTTCTACGGCCCTCCCGGCGTGGGCAAGACGAGCCTTGCGAACTCTATAGCGACCGCGCTTAAGCGCAAACTCATCCGTATCGCTTTGGGCGGGCTTGAGGACGTAAACGAGCTACGCGGACACCGCCGCACCTATATCGGCGCGATGCCTGGTCGTATCGTACAAGGGCTCATCGAGGCAAATCAGATGAACCCCGTCATCGTGCTTGATGAGATCGATAAAATTTCAAGCTCATACAAGGGCGATCCGACGGCGGTTCTGCTTGAAATTTTAGACCCCGAACAAAACTCGAGCTTTAGGGATTATTATCTAAATTTCAACATCGATCTTAGCAAGATCATCTTTATCGCCACGGCAAACGACGTATCTCTCATACCTGCGCCGCTGCGCGATAGGATGGAGTTTATCGAGCTTAGCTCATACACGCCGCAGGAGAAATTTCAGATCGCTAAAGACTATCTGATCCCCCAGGAGCTGCAGCGCCACGGCTTAAAATCAGCCGACGTAGCGATCAACCCGGCAGCCCTTGCCGAGATCATCGAAGAGTATACGCGTGAAAGCGGTGTGCGAAATTTGCGCCGCCAGATCGCAGCGATCTTCCGCAAGGTCGCGGTTAAAATTTTAAAAGACAAAGAGTTTAAAAAAATCGTCGTTACGACGAAAAATTTAAGCGAATTTCTAAATAAAAAGGTTTTCGAGATTGATGAGGTCGAAAAGTGCGATCAAATCGGCATCGTAAACGGGCTTGCGTGGACTGCAGTAGGCGGCGATGTGCTCAAGATCGAAGCGGTCAAGATCAAAGGCAAGGGCGCGATGACGATCACGGGCCAGCTCGGCGACGTGATGAAAGAATCCGCGCAGATCGCCTTTAGCGTCGTAAAGGTGCTGATCGACGAGGGTAAGCTCAAAGCAGGCCAAGACGCGAAGACGGGCGCAACAAAAGCCTCACGCGCGGGCAGAAACTCCGCATTACGCACAAACGGCGGCGCGTCTAAAAGCTCAGCGGCACGAAATTTAAGCGCAGAGGAGAATTCCGAAAGTTCGGAGCAGATTTACAACAAATTCGATCTTCACATCCACGTGCCCGAGGGCGCGACGCCGAAGGACGGACCGAGCGCGGGCATCACGATGAGCACGGCGATCGCGTCGATTTTAAGCGAGCGCAAGGTGCGCGCAGATCTTGCGATGACGGGCGAGATCACGCTAAGCGGCAAGGTGCTGCCAATCGGCGGGCTCAAAGAGAAGCTCATCGCCGCACACAAAGCCAAAATCGCCGAAGTGCTGATCCCACGCAAAAACTATGAGCGCGACCTGGCTGAGATCCCGGACGAGGTCAAAAACGATCTGAAAATAACGCCGGTAGAGCGGATCGAAGAGGTGCTAGAGTTGGCGCTAGTCTAA